Proteins co-encoded in one Bacillus horti genomic window:
- a CDS encoding glycine C-acetyltransferase, translating into MKGFEYLEQELQEMKNKGLYRSLTDIQGEQGATVQINGKELIQLSSNNYLGLTTHPRLRKAAIEAVEKYGAGTGSVRTIAGTFSMHEEYERRLAEFKHTEAALVFQSGFTANVGVLSSLLTDQDVVISDELNHASIIDGIRLTKAGRKIYKHNDMADLEQALKETQEYRKRLVVTDGVFSMDGDIALLPEIVELAEKYDALVMVDDAHASGVLGANGRGTVDHFGLHGRVHIQVGTLSKAIGVLGGYVASTKAVRDYLIHKARPFLFSTSHPPAVTAACDAALDVLLEEPELIEKLWDNTKFFKKGLEELGFDTGRSDTPITPVIIGDEAACMKFADELIQEGVYAQGIAFPTVAKGKARIRTIVSAVHSREQLEKALFSFGKVGKKLSILG; encoded by the coding sequence ATGAAGGGCTTTGAATATTTAGAGCAGGAACTACAAGAAATGAAAAATAAGGGGTTGTATCGTTCTTTAACGGACATCCAAGGTGAGCAGGGGGCTACTGTTCAAATAAACGGGAAGGAATTAATTCAGCTATCGTCCAATAACTACTTAGGTCTTACTACACACCCTCGTTTGCGTAAAGCGGCTATAGAAGCTGTTGAAAAGTATGGTGCCGGAACAGGATCTGTTAGAACAATTGCTGGAACATTCTCTATGCATGAAGAGTATGAGCGTAGGCTTGCTGAGTTTAAGCATACAGAAGCAGCTTTGGTGTTTCAGTCTGGCTTCACGGCTAACGTTGGAGTTCTTTCCTCCCTTTTAACGGATCAAGATGTAGTAATCAGTGATGAGCTTAATCATGCTTCTATCATTGATGGGATTCGTTTGACAAAGGCTGGGCGAAAAATTTATAAGCACAATGACATGGCAGATCTTGAGCAAGCTCTAAAAGAAACACAGGAGTATCGCAAACGCTTAGTGGTAACAGACGGAGTATTTAGTATGGACGGTGATATTGCTTTACTTCCAGAGATTGTAGAATTAGCTGAAAAATACGACGCCCTAGTCATGGTAGATGATGCTCATGCTAGTGGAGTGCTCGGTGCTAATGGTCGTGGAACAGTCGATCATTTTGGTTTACATGGACGTGTACATATTCAAGTGGGCACCCTAAGTAAAGCTATCGGTGTGTTAGGAGGATATGTGGCAAGTACTAAAGCTGTACGTGATTATCTTATCCATAAAGCTCGGCCATTCCTATTTAGTACGTCACACCCACCGGCTGTAACAGCTGCTTGTGACGCTGCACTCGATGTCCTGCTTGAAGAGCCTGAACTAATTGAAAAGCTGTGGGACAACACAAAGTTCTTTAAAAAAGGCTTGGAGGAGCTGGGCTTTGACACAGGTCGTAGTGATACGCCAATTACACCGGTTATCATTGGAGATGAAGCGGCTTGTATGAAATTTGCAGATGAACTCATCCAAGAGGGCGTATATGCTCAAGGAATTGCTTTTCCTACAGTAGCCAAAGGGAAAGCAAGAATACGTACAATTGTATCTGCTGTACATAGTAGAGAACAGTTAGAAAAGGCATTATTTTCCTTTGGCAAAGTAGGTAAGAAATTAAGTATTCTAGGCTAA
- the coxB gene encoding cytochrome c oxidase subunit II produces MSHWPFVKRLLPIVALALLLAGCGAPELSALNPSGAVAEKQLSLIILSISIMVLVFVVVAIIFTYVVIRYRERPGQEKEIPVQVEGNHKLEIIWTVIPILLLIVLAVPTVMTTFSLAEEAPEDAFWVDVTAHQYWWNFEYPDTNIVTAQELVIPTGERVYINLESADVIHSFWVPALAGKMDTNPDNTNKMYIETDTPGIYDGRCAELCGEAHALMNFRVVALEPAEYNNWVAGMQNFDEEVVSAQATEGRELFAQSCIGCHAVDASQPGLGPNLAGFAERGTIAGFLAKSSDNPEEADANLKAWIKEAQAVKPGNAMPNFLDLNDQELDAIVEYLNSLTLD; encoded by the coding sequence ATGAGTCATTGGCCATTTGTGAAACGCTTACTTCCAATAGTAGCGTTGGCTTTGCTACTTGCTGGATGTGGGGCTCCAGAACTTTCTGCCCTGAATCCAAGTGGAGCAGTAGCTGAAAAGCAATTATCTTTGATTATCTTGAGTATTTCCATTATGGTCTTGGTTTTTGTCGTGGTAGCGATTATCTTCACTTATGTTGTTATTCGTTATCGTGAACGTCCAGGACAGGAAAAAGAAATTCCAGTACAGGTGGAAGGGAACCACAAGCTAGAGATTATCTGGACTGTTATTCCTATTCTACTCCTTATCGTACTCGCCGTGCCAACGGTTATGACGACGTTTTCTTTAGCTGAAGAGGCACCGGAAGATGCGTTCTGGGTTGACGTAACCGCTCATCAATACTGGTGGAACTTTGAGTATCCTGACACTAATATTGTTACGGCACAGGAGCTTGTGATTCCAACTGGTGAAAGAGTGTACATTAACTTAGAATCAGCTGATGTTATTCACTCCTTCTGGGTACCTGCATTAGCTGGTAAAATGGACACCAATCCTGACAATACGAACAAAATGTATATTGAAACGGACACGCCTGGTATTTATGACGGACGTTGTGCAGAGCTTTGCGGTGAGGCACATGCCCTTATGAATTTCAGAGTGGTAGCCTTAGAGCCTGCCGAGTATAACAACTGGGTAGCAGGAATGCAGAACTTCGATGAGGAAGTTGTTTCAGCTCAAGCTACTGAAGGTCGTGAATTATTTGCTCAAAGCTGTATTGGCTGTCATGCTGTTGATGCCTCTCAGCCTGGCTTAGGTCCTAACCTAGCTGGCTTTGCAGAGCGTGGAACGATTGCAGGATTTTTAGCCAAGTCAAGTGATAACCCTGAGGAAGCTGACGCTAATCTGAAGGCATGGATTAAAGAAGCTCAAGCGGTTAAACCAGGAAATGCTATGCCGAATTTTCTTGATTTAAATGATCAGGAGTTAGATGCAATCGTTGAGTATCTAAATTCATTAACGCTTGACTAA
- the ctaD gene encoding cytochrome c oxidase subunit I has protein sequence MDWLTTVDHKKIGILYLIAGTFFFLLGGLEAMLIRVQLMYPGMTLLAGDMYNQVLTMHGTTMIFLAAMPLLFGFMNFIVPLQIGARDVAFPFVNALGFWLFLAGGIILNISWFAGGAPDAGWTAYVPLASEYSGSGIDFYVLGLQVSGIGTLVGGINFLVTIINMRAPGMTFMRMPLFTWSSFVSSGLILLAFPALTVGLTLLMFDRVFGSVFFDVSAGGSVILWQHIFWIFGHPEVYILILPAFGIISEAISTFSRKRLFGYTAMVFATLLIGFLGFMVWAHHMFTVGLGPVANAIFAVLTMAIAVPTGIKIFNWLFTMWGGQIKFTTANLFAVGFIPSFVMGGVTGVMLSVPPADYQYHDSYFVVAHFHYVIVGGVAFGLFVGAYYWWPKIFGKMLNEKLGKWNFWTFFIGFHLTFFPQHFLGLMGMPRRYFTYMPNQSLEFGNWLSTIGAIGMAVGTIIFVVNIIVSAKGPKAPADPWDARTLEWSIPSPPPEYNFKQTPLVRGIDTLWLEKMAGNKGVTPAEPVSDIHMPSPSISPLIMSIGLFIAGLTLAMQALPFFADNRTLLYIITGIGIGITLITMLFRSLYDDHGYHIHAEELEDGDKGVKG, from the coding sequence ATGGATTGGCTAACGACCGTTGATCATAAGAAGATCGGTATATTATACCTCATAGCTGGAACCTTCTTCTTTCTATTAGGTGGGCTGGAGGCTATGCTGATTCGTGTTCAGCTTATGTATCCAGGAATGACTCTTTTAGCTGGAGATATGTATAACCAGGTTCTAACCATGCATGGTACAACCATGATCTTCTTGGCAGCTATGCCACTATTATTTGGTTTTATGAACTTTATAGTACCTTTACAAATTGGTGCTCGTGACGTAGCATTCCCATTTGTTAATGCACTTGGGTTCTGGTTGTTTTTAGCAGGGGGAATTATCTTAAACATTAGCTGGTTTGCTGGAGGAGCTCCTGATGCGGGGTGGACAGCCTATGTTCCACTAGCCAGTGAGTATAGTGGATCGGGAATTGATTTCTATGTGCTTGGTCTACAGGTTTCGGGTATTGGTACTTTAGTTGGGGGAATTAACTTCCTAGTAACGATTATCAATATGCGTGCTCCAGGAATGACATTCATGAGAATGCCACTATTTACGTGGTCATCCTTTGTATCATCTGGACTTATCCTACTTGCATTCCCTGCATTAACTGTAGGTTTAACTTTACTAATGTTTGATCGTGTATTTGGTTCAGTATTCTTTGATGTTTCGGCCGGAGGTAGTGTTATCCTTTGGCAACATATTTTCTGGATCTTTGGACATCCAGAGGTTTACATCTTAATCTTACCTGCGTTCGGTATTATTTCTGAAGCTATTTCTACCTTCAGTAGAAAACGTCTTTTTGGATATACGGCAATGGTATTTGCTACTTTACTTATTGGTTTCCTAGGCTTCATGGTATGGGCTCACCACATGTTTACAGTTGGTTTAGGTCCGGTGGCTAATGCGATATTTGCCGTCCTCACCATGGCGATAGCGGTGCCTACAGGGATTAAAATCTTTAACTGGCTCTTCACGATGTGGGGTGGACAAATTAAATTTACCACAGCTAATCTTTTTGCTGTAGGATTTATCCCATCCTTCGTTATGGGTGGAGTAACAGGGGTTATGTTAAGTGTGCCTCCTGCTGACTATCAGTATCATGATTCCTATTTCGTAGTTGCCCACTTCCACTATGTAATTGTTGGTGGGGTAGCGTTCGGTCTATTCGTAGGAGCGTATTACTGGTGGCCGAAGATCTTCGGAAAAATGCTTAATGAAAAGCTTGGAAAGTGGAATTTCTGGACGTTCTTTATCGGCTTCCACCTGACGTTCTTCCCACAGCATTTCCTTGGATTAATGGGGATGCCTAGACGTTACTTTACGTATATGCCAAATCAAAGCTTAGAATTTGGTAACTGGTTAAGTACAATTGGGGCAATAGGAATGGCAGTTGGTACTATAATCTTTGTTGTGAACATCATAGTTTCTGCAAAAGGACCAAAGGCTCCTGCAGATCCTTGGGATGCACGTACACTTGAATGGTCTATTCCTTCACCACCACCAGAGTATAACTTCAAGCAAACACCTTTGGTTCGTGGAATTGATACTTTATGGCTGGAAAAAATGGCTGGAAACAAAGGGGTTACACCTGCTGAGCCAGTTTCAGATATTCATATGCCATCGCCATCGATAAGTCCATTAATTATGTCCATTGGATTGTTTATCGCTGGTTTAACTTTAGCTATGCAAGCATTACCTTTCTTTGCTGATAATAGAACGCTACTATATATTATTACAGGTATTGGAATAGGGATTACGTTGATTACGATGTTATTCCGTTCTCTATACGATGATCATGGATATCACATTCATGCAGAAGAGCTAGAAGATGGAGATAAGGGGGTAAAAGGCTGA
- a CDS encoding cytochrome (ubi)quinol oxidase subunit III, whose translation MHSNDLKTLPPNPERATLEGKNKFMGFWLFLGGETVLFATLFGTFLGLRNQTAGGPTSQEIFHLDLVAIMTVLLLTSSLTSVFATIAMKNNQFMKMQVWLGITVILGLAFLGMEIYEFVVYVSEYGLGFTTSAFASSFYALVGFHGAHVLFGILWIITLMLQATKKGLTVTTAPKFYVAGLYWHFVDVVWIFIFTVVYLMGVV comes from the coding sequence ATGCACTCAAATGATCTGAAAACCCTTCCTCCTAACCCAGAGCGTGCAACACTGGAAGGTAAAAATAAATTCATGGGCTTTTGGCTTTTCCTTGGTGGAGAAACCGTATTATTCGCTACATTGTTTGGTACATTTTTAGGATTAAGAAACCAAACAGCAGGTGGACCTACTTCTCAGGAAATCTTCCATTTAGACTTAGTTGCAATCATGACAGTTCTTCTCTTAACGAGTAGTTTAACAAGTGTTTTTGCAACGATTGCAATGAAAAATAATCAATTTATGAAGATGCAGGTTTGGTTAGGGATTACTGTTATTTTGGGACTTGCATTCCTTGGAATGGAGATCTATGAGTTTGTTGTTTATGTTTCTGAGTATGGATTAGGCTTTACAACGAGTGCATTTGCTTCTTCTTTCTATGCCCTTGTTGGATTCCACGGAGCTCACGTACTATTTGGTATACTGTGGATTATTACCCTAATGCTACAAGCTACTAAGAAAGGTCTAACAGTAACGACAGCACCTAAGTTTTATGTGGCTGGGTTATATTGGCACTTCGTAGATGTTGTGTGGATCTTCATCTTTACTGTAGTATATTTAATGGGGGTGGTATAA
- a CDS encoding cytochrome C oxidase subunit IV family protein produces the protein MQPNVNQETNVSPAVTKRIEKTHHSREVSHHLWTFLVSLTLTAFAFAAVMLEIFDSKLALGMFLLILAIIQAMFQLFVWMHLNQKEHSMPILFIFSGVFVAILTVVALSILIFW, from the coding sequence ATGCAACCTAACGTAAATCAGGAGACGAACGTTTCTCCAGCGGTAACTAAACGTATCGAGAAAACACATCATTCTCGTGAGGTTAGTCATCATTTATGGACATTTCTTGTTTCTCTTACTTTGACAGCATTTGCTTTTGCTGCCGTTATGCTTGAGATCTTTGATAGTAAGCTTGCTTTAGGTATGTTCCTGCTTATTCTTGCTATCATTCAAGCGATGTTCCAATTGTTTGTGTGGATGCATTTAAATCAGAAGGAGCATTCAATGCCTATCCTGTTTATCTTTTCAGGAGTATTTGTTGCTATTCTGACTGTAGTTGCTTTATCCATTCTTATATTCTGGTAA
- a CDS encoding cytochrome c oxidase assembly protein has product MTLSFQSQLFAADGSHHSNTVTQSPGFFEFWNIEVFLFSVVIIGLYFLLVGRWREQYTDAEPVPASKQVYFLTGMILFILVKATPLEYYGHHYMFSAHMIQMAVIFLVVPPLLLLGLTKWMFSPIIKRNWSRKAFSVLTNPLVSILLFNLLFSLYHVPFVFDNLMVMPVLNTAFYLVLWIGAALMWWPLMDILEENKIGGLWKIGYMAANSVLITPVCAIIIFSTSVMYTSYVDAPQLISGFSTLDDQQTGGVVMKVVQELTYITAMAVVFFKWAKDEKRREGLTDEQALLYQEEAFSKANKNSQNDLGKDHAPNFPIPDSSNSTKPS; this is encoded by the coding sequence ATGACTTTAAGTTTTCAGTCACAGTTATTTGCTGCAGATGGTTCTCATCATAGTAATACCGTAACTCAGAGCCCTGGCTTCTTTGAATTTTGGAATATCGAGGTTTTTTTGTTCTCTGTGGTAATTATTGGTCTTTACTTTTTATTAGTCGGAAGGTGGAGAGAGCAATATACGGATGCTGAACCAGTTCCAGCGTCTAAGCAGGTTTATTTTTTAACGGGTATGATCTTGTTCATCTTGGTTAAAGCCACGCCGCTTGAATATTATGGACATCATTATATGTTCAGTGCTCATATGATTCAAATGGCTGTTATTTTCTTGGTTGTCCCACCGTTACTTCTTTTAGGACTCACCAAGTGGATGTTTTCACCAATCATAAAGCGCAATTGGTCTAGAAAAGCTTTCTCAGTACTTACTAACCCATTAGTATCAATCTTGTTATTTAACTTGTTGTTTTCTTTGTACCATGTCCCTTTTGTTTTTGATAATCTGATGGTTATGCCAGTTTTAAATACTGCTTTTTATCTTGTGCTGTGGATTGGTGCTGCATTAATGTGGTGGCCATTAATGGACATTTTGGAGGAAAATAAAATTGGTGGGCTTTGGAAGATCGGATATATGGCAGCGAATAGTGTTTTAATTACACCGGTTTGTGCGATTATTATCTTCTCCACATCGGTTATGTACACGTCATATGTTGATGCCCCTCAGTTAATCAGCGGATTCTCTACATTGGATGATCAACAAACCGGCGGAGTAGTTATGAAGGTCGTGCAAGAGCTAACTTATATTACGGCCATGGCAGTCGTGTTCTTCAAGTGGGCTAAGGATGAAAAGAGAAGAGAAGGGCTTACAGACGAACAAGCCTTGCTTTATCAAGAAGAGGCTTTTTCTAAGGCAAACAAGAATAGTCAAAATGATCTTGGGAAAGATCATGCTCCAAACTTCCCTATTCCAGATTCTTCCAACTCAACTAAGCCTTCATAG
- a CDS encoding cytochrome C oxidase subunit IV family protein has protein sequence MSQAKAKSRREMTTIIWAFVLSLIITAIAFVAVGLGMIQERISLFLFLVLLAILQVAVQLFYFMHLKDRGHRFPLLFAGSAVFVAVVLVAGIVIWM, from the coding sequence ATGAGTCAAGCTAAAGCCAAAAGCAGAAGAGAGATGACTACAATCATCTGGGCCTTTGTTTTATCTCTTATCATCACAGCCATAGCCTTTGTTGCTGTAGGATTAGGAATGATTCAAGAACGGATATCATTATTTTTGTTTCTCGTTTTATTAGCCATCCTACAGGTTGCTGTACAACTGTTTTATTTTATGCATTTAAAGGATAGAGGACATCGTTTTCCTCTTCTGTTTGCGGGATCTGCAGTTTTTGTAGCGGTTGTTTTGGTTGCTGGAATTGTCATTTGGATGTAG
- the miaB gene encoding tRNA (N6-isopentenyl adenosine(37)-C2)-methylthiotransferase MiaB, with translation MVDQSENRRKVKVNGKTAFIYSEPDYKEGKKRGKEEIVHLKADIPEEMLGIGKGKTYLLKTYGCQMNEHDSEHIAGLLESMGYEPTHDEQTANVILFNTCAIRENAEDKVFGEIGRLKHRKLEDPELVIGVCGCMSQEEAVVNKILKSYHQVDMIFGTHNIHRLPVLLRDALLSKEMVIEVWTKEGDIIEDMPQKRADGLKGWVNIMYGCDKFCTYCIVPFTRGKERSRRPEDILAEVRELARLGYKEIIVLGQNVNSYGKDFEDRKYRLADLLRDIQKIDIPRVRFTTSHPWDFDDELITVLAQGGNLVEHIHLPVQSGNDDVLKRMGRKYTRQSYLELIQKIKKAIPHASLTTDIIVGFPGETEEQFQDTLSLAQEVEYDQAYTFIYSPRHGTPAAEMQDDVSEKEKKERLYRLNSVLNKHGLSKNESLRDQVVEVLVEGESKNNPEILAGRTRTNKLVNFKGSKEDIGKLVQVRITEPQTWTLKGEQVQIVEV, from the coding sequence GTGGTTGATCAAAGCGAAAATAGACGTAAGGTTAAGGTGAACGGAAAGACAGCCTTTATTTACTCCGAGCCTGACTATAAGGAAGGGAAAAAACGAGGGAAAGAAGAGATTGTTCACCTTAAAGCGGATATTCCTGAAGAAATGCTTGGAATTGGTAAAGGCAAAACGTATTTGCTGAAAACGTATGGTTGTCAAATGAACGAGCATGATAGTGAGCATATTGCTGGTCTTCTCGAGAGTATGGGCTATGAGCCTACACATGATGAACAGACGGCTAATGTCATTTTGTTTAATACTTGTGCGATTCGAGAGAATGCTGAGGATAAGGTGTTTGGTGAAATCGGTCGCCTTAAGCATCGAAAGCTTGAAGACCCGGAGCTAGTTATAGGCGTATGTGGGTGTATGTCTCAGGAGGAAGCGGTAGTCAATAAAATTCTTAAAAGCTACCATCAGGTGGATATGATTTTCGGTACACATAATATTCATCGACTTCCTGTCCTATTAAGAGATGCTCTTCTTTCGAAGGAAATGGTCATTGAGGTCTGGACGAAGGAAGGGGATATCATTGAAGATATGCCTCAAAAACGGGCAGATGGTCTTAAGGGCTGGGTAAACATCATGTATGGCTGTGATAAGTTCTGTACGTATTGTATAGTCCCTTTCACTCGTGGAAAAGAGCGAAGCCGTAGGCCAGAGGATATTTTAGCTGAAGTAAGAGAGTTAGCTAGATTAGGGTATAAGGAAATTATCGTATTAGGTCAAAATGTGAACTCATACGGGAAGGATTTCGAGGATCGTAAGTATAGGCTGGCTGATCTGTTACGAGATATACAGAAGATCGATATTCCTAGAGTTCGTTTTACAACAAGCCATCCTTGGGATTTTGATGATGAGCTTATTACGGTATTAGCTCAGGGTGGAAACCTGGTTGAACATATTCATCTGCCTGTCCAATCAGGAAATGACGATGTGTTGAAGCGCATGGGAAGGAAGTATACTCGACAGAGCTATTTGGAGCTGATTCAGAAAATCAAGAAAGCCATTCCGCATGCTTCCTTAACAACAGATATTATTGTTGGCTTTCCAGGTGAAACGGAGGAGCAGTTTCAAGATACACTTAGCCTAGCTCAAGAGGTAGAATATGATCAAGCGTATACGTTTATCTATTCTCCGCGTCATGGAACGCCAGCTGCTGAGATGCAGGATGATGTTTCTGAAAAGGAGAAGAAGGAACGCTTGTATCGTTTAAACTCTGTGTTGAATAAGCATGGGTTGAGTAAAAATGAAAGCTTACGTGATCAAGTGGTAGAGGTTCTGGTTGAAGGTGAAAGTAAAAATAATCCAGAGATTCTAGCTGGGCGTACAAGAACTAACAAGCTAGTTAATTTTAAAGGTTCCAAAGAAGATATAGGGAAGCTCGTTCAGGTACGTATTACTGAACCCCAAACCTGGACGTTAAAGGGAGAGCAAGTACAAATAGTGGAGGTTTAG
- a CDS encoding RicAFT regulatory complex protein RicA family protein, giving the protein MAEIKTRKEIIEQAEKLAKMIAASKEVDFFKQAEQQIKNNDKVQNLIQVIKFKQKQAVNADHFEKDKALQDFEKSLDQLNTELDEIPVVREFKQSQQEVNALLQMITNIISNKVTDEIIISTGGDPLSGKTGGRNDSSCPIG; this is encoded by the coding sequence ATGGCAGAGATCAAAACAAGAAAAGAAATTATTGAGCAGGCAGAAAAGCTAGCTAAAATGATTGCCGCTTCAAAAGAGGTAGATTTTTTCAAGCAAGCCGAGCAGCAAATTAAAAATAATGATAAGGTACAAAATCTCATTCAGGTGATTAAATTTAAGCAAAAGCAGGCTGTTAATGCCGATCACTTTGAAAAGGATAAAGCCTTGCAGGATTTTGAGAAATCTTTAGATCAATTAAACACTGAGCTTGACGAGATTCCTGTAGTTCGTGAGTTTAAGCAATCACAGCAGGAGGTTAACGCTCTATTACAAATGATTACAAACATCATTTCTAATAAGGTAACTGATGAAATTATTATTTCTACTGGAGGAGACCCTCTATCAGGCAAAACGGGTGGAAGAAATGATTCAAGCTGCCCGATAGGATAA
- a CDS encoding outer spore coat protein CotE — MSHTEKDVQCREIITKAVCGKGRKFCQATHTVTPSHSPTSILGCWIINHTYTAEKVGDTVEVSGSYDINAWYSYSNNTKTEVATENVSYCDSIPLTIEDKNVLDQGLEVFAKATQQPTASEATISSSGNSILVQVERDFYVEIVGETKICVMVCPHGCDDDDKEFGFGDDEDDGFEELDSDFFIDDLD, encoded by the coding sequence ATGTCTCATACAGAAAAAGACGTTCAATGTCGTGAGATTATTACCAAAGCAGTTTGCGGTAAAGGACGTAAGTTTTGCCAGGCAACCCATACCGTCACGCCGTCACACTCCCCAACCAGTATATTAGGATGTTGGATTATCAACCATACCTATACAGCTGAAAAGGTGGGTGACACCGTGGAGGTAAGTGGATCCTATGATATTAACGCATGGTACTCCTACAGCAACAATACAAAAACAGAGGTTGCTACAGAAAATGTTTCATATTGCGATAGTATCCCACTTACCATTGAGGATAAAAACGTTCTAGACCAAGGTTTAGAGGTTTTTGCCAAAGCAACACAACAGCCTACTGCATCTGAAGCGACAATCTCAAGCTCAGGAAATTCAATTCTTGTTCAAGTAGAAAGAGACTTCTATGTAGAGATTGTTGGAGAAACAAAAATTTGTGTGATGGTTTGCCCTCATGGCTGTGATGATGATGACAAAGAGTTTGGTTTTGGTGACGATGAAGATGATGGCTTTGAAGAACTTGATTCAGATTTTTTTATTGATGACCTAGATTAA
- a CDS encoding putative amidoligase domain-containing protein: MRVYQRPGTEAEKDIEAKILSINGIPRYSSRRKRSRKYRFYIYHFEVIGLFHNTTSIEAQPWLKEKSKQKERWARISANKLSKEVLKAKKLALRTLYILGYDLGMVEVSVHASAPQYTISKIFYHEAVAKELQSQLEKNRKSEEEKSISFGGQTSMLGADLEVALRSTNGKFVLASKYFTKKGRVGHDAIWLKGQRSSYPLVELRPEPSNCPRTLFKNIRSCLKKGVKKVNSSSIQWLAGGCPLKNYPIGGHIHFSKIALTPHFIRVLDNYLALPLRCLESKESIARRPKYGYLGDYREQYHGGFEYRTPPSWITHPRIAKGVLCLAKVLTKEQKNLNWFPLNSEEVQLSFYKEDTEGLYPIVKNVWSQLQATTTYEAYAEELNSFYELIEQRYVWDEFADIRAAWAISPYSAKNMV, from the coding sequence ATGAGAGTGTATCAAAGACCTGGAACAGAGGCTGAAAAAGATATCGAAGCAAAGATATTGAGCATAAATGGGATACCTCGGTATTCTTCACGGCGAAAAAGGAGTAGAAAGTATCGCTTTTATATTTATCATTTTGAGGTAATTGGTCTTTTTCACAACACTACAAGCATAGAAGCTCAACCTTGGCTTAAGGAAAAATCAAAGCAAAAGGAACGCTGGGCTCGGATTAGCGCCAACAAATTAAGCAAAGAGGTTCTAAAAGCAAAGAAGTTGGCTTTACGAACCTTATACATTTTAGGATACGATTTGGGTATGGTTGAGGTCAGTGTTCATGCCTCTGCTCCACAATATACGATTTCAAAAATTTTTTATCATGAGGCTGTAGCTAAAGAGCTGCAAAGTCAATTGGAGAAAAATAGAAAAAGTGAGGAAGAAAAAAGTATCAGCTTTGGGGGACAAACCTCTATGTTAGGTGCTGATCTTGAGGTAGCTCTAAGATCTACAAATGGGAAGTTTGTTCTAGCATCAAAATATTTTACCAAAAAAGGAAGGGTGGGTCATGATGCTATCTGGCTAAAAGGCCAACGTAGTAGCTATCCCCTTGTGGAATTACGCCCTGAACCGAGTAATTGTCCTAGAACCTTATTTAAAAACATCCGCAGTTGCCTAAAAAAAGGGGTTAAAAAGGTCAATAGTTCTTCAATTCAATGGCTTGCTGGTGGATGCCCATTAAAAAATTATCCTATCGGAGGACATATTCACTTTAGCAAAATAGCCTTAACTCCACATTTTATACGAGTATTAGATAACTACCTGGCATTACCACTTCGTTGCCTAGAAAGCAAAGAATCAATAGCACGGAGACCCAAGTACGGGTATTTAGGTGACTATAGAGAGCAATATCATGGAGGTTTTGAGTATCGCACACCGCCTAGCTGGATCACTCATCCAAGAATCGCCAAAGGCGTGCTTTGCTTAGCGAAGGTTTTGACGAAGGAGCAAAAGAATCTTAACTGGTTTCCTCTGAATAGCGAGGAGGTACAGTTGAGCTTTTATAAGGAAGATACAGAAGGATTATATCCGATTGTTAAAAACGTTTGGAGTCAGCTTCAAGCAACAACAACGTACGAGGCGTATGCTGAGGAGCTAAATTCCTTCTATGAGTTAATTGAACAGAGATATGTATGGGATGAGTTTGCAGATATCCGAGCAGCATGGGCTATTTCCCCATATTCAGCTAAAAACATGGTATAA